The DNA window acaattcttgtttgtgtaaaataaatagtatttcaaaagagcagaagaaatcttatgttttttgagcaataacaatttttgttgctaatctgttgctaagagatgagtgtctttactggtaaccaagtgccacgaagtaaacatctgatttttacttttgcgaAATGTACCaacggtaaatgtcttgtatctaaTCAGGTAAGCATTATTgcaaaagagcttatgttttataaactaaataacttattaatttggtgttaagagataaGCGGGTTTTTTCTgataacgaactgccacgaagtataaatcgagatttttacttttatgttgaatgtgtgtttaatatatttaccactaatgacactttttttttacttttttgcaaaattcaccaactgcacaattcttgttagtgtaaaatacttaagtagtatttcaaaagagcagaagaaatcttgttttttgaataacaatttttgttgctaatctgttgctaagagatgagcgtgtttactggtaaccaagtgccaaagtaaaattcagatttttacttttgcaaaatgtacCAACGGTAATTGTTAGAACGACTTGATCCAATTGATAGTAACTGCGGCAacacttgaaaactgattttcacaGCTTCGCATTCAGTGTTGACTCTGCTTGAGAAATTtatcacttaaaataaactgaggTTTACAAAATAGAATATAACAATTCAGTCTGTTGTCTATGCCTGCATCTCCTTGCTGGGTCCTGTTGGGGATTTGAGGGGGTTTGTGCGTGATCAGAAGGCAGGGTAAATCCCATACAgattgccagtccatcacagggtaATATGTTAtataattaagtttttttagGATGAAAACTAATTTCACATAGGAATTCAGAGCTCTATGAAACGAACATGGTTTATGGAGTTAGCTTACAAAATAGTTTCTAACAATCTAATTGTCCTTTGCATTTCATTCACTGCACAGTAGTAGGTACAAAATTCAAAGGAACTTCAAAACTGTAGTTGTAAATCTAGGTAGCATGTATTTATACCCTGAATGTCAGCCTTGTCATTGGAAAATCATTTGGACTCCTAAAGTTACTGCCCTCGATTGTCACACCCGAATTAGACATTAAAGGCAGAGATAAATAGACAAGAGTCTTAGAGATAGAAAGGAAAGGCAAAACTATGGTATTTTCCCCCTATTGGTCATATTTCACGACTATATTTAACCATGACATCACACTTCACTAATTTCCTAACATTCTGAACTCCTGCAACGCAGTCACGCgaactgaaaatgaattttaatcCTCAGCgcgaaaatatttacatttccgCAAATACTTCCTGGGCCTAAACGTGacgtaattttttttcttcttctcaatTTTACTCTACATTTACAAGAATTTCTGTTATCGCTCCACTACTTCCAGCTGCTTTAGACCACAATGTGGCTTGCAGCATAATCTCATTTGTGTGATTTCCTCTTTCTATTTCCTCCTCATTGCTCTTGCCTAAGAATTCTTTGTTATTTTCACCACCGACGAACTTACTTCCCCCTTGCCCATGCCACAGCAGTGACGCTCAGCATGACAGACCACAGTGTCGTGTCGTAAGCTCCGCGCTGCAGGGTGTCTTTGTTCAACAGACAGGGTTCaaactcaagagtaaaaaatgtgttggcagaaacaaaatctACAACGGCAACAGCAAATAAATCGGCCCtattaaaaaactgaacaaaaattagcaaataaaaaaaaaactgtttttaaagatttttgtttatttctttcttttcactttctcttttaaatacattttaacaacgGCAAATTCTggcaaagacatttttttttcttttttacaaaatatttaacactgataaaaggtaaaaaaaaaaaaaaaaaaaaaagcgaccACATTGTTTACTGTTCTGACTTTACAATACAGtactaaaaacaacagcagagttgcttttttttatttaagaacaaGAACTGAAACAGTGCAATCAAATGTTAATGAGGTAAGGCTGATGCTGTGGATAAACTAACCCCTTTAAATACTAAACTTTTCCAGATGTGTGAATTGGCTGAAAAAgtatgacttttattttaatgtataaaaaagcATAACTTTGTGGGGGAACACAAAGACAGGATGAAAATAACGCAGTTTCAACATTTACATGATATAGACTCAACTGGCCTCGGTCTTAGCAGCTGTGGAGAATTGTTGCATTTCTAGTGGTTTTGTTAGACTAATAATACTGCCCTGATTTTCTCTCCTCTAGTTTGAAAGCTACTCTAATGTGTTCAATTGTCCTCCTCAAAGTTTGTGAGGATAAACTGAACTCATGGCAGGTAGCGGGTATCCGACTTGTGGACTTAGCAGAGGAATGGAGTAAGGGTACGGGTAAACGGCCGGACCAATGAGAGCTGAGTGACTCGGACCGACTGGCATAGAATGGTACATTAGCTGGGAGGAAGGGAGTCTCATTCTGTGGGGAAGGAGCGCCGGGTGTAACAGCTGATGATGCCGGGAGTCTCTTGCCGATTTGTCGTAACTGGACAGAACGCACGACGCCGGCAGGGCTGTGGCGGACTGAGACAATCCCTGCTGACTGGGAGGAACTTTCTGCTGCACCGTCCTTGACCTGTCCCTCTTCTCTGTCGGGTAAGACCATGGGGTCACGCCGCCCAGCTTCTTGGTGAAAGGCAGAGAGTTGTCCGTCTGGAGCAGCCTGCTGTGGAGAAGTTTGTAACCTGGTCGAATGGGAGAAGGCCGCAGCAGCTGCACGGATTTGGGAGTGACTTTGGAGAAGCTGGAGGTAGAATGCGAGAAGGAAGGCAATGAGTGGAAAGGGTTTGCGAAATATTTGCCGTGGACTTTGTGGTAAGGGTTCCAGGCTGAGTCTTTTCTTTGGCTTTTTACAGAGTCAGTAGTCGGCGTTTGGGAGCTGACGAGAGGCGCGTCTTTCTTCTGCTCCGATGTGCTTGGCGCCTGACCGCAGCTCATGGGTTTGTTGTCCTCTTGCACTTTGGCCGCGATCAAACAGTTCTCGGCCGATGTTGAGCTGGGTCTGGGTTTGTCCCCGCTGCCTGCTGGAGATTCTTCTGAAGAAACGGAAAGGGGGGAAGGACTGcgcgaagaggaggaggataaGGGCAATGGAGAGCCTTCAGAGGAATTGCAGTTTCTGCTGGAAGAAGCCCTGGCTGGAGACTGGGAGCAGTGGATGACCGAAGGCCTCTCCTTGTCCTCTCTCAGGGAGCTCAGCGGTACACTGAGGCTGGCCTGAGCCATTCGCTTCTTCTTCTCCAGAGGAGAGATGACCTCTCCAGTAACAGAGGGAAGATGAGGAATCCAGTTGTTGGGAGCCTGCAGGACATGGCCGTTTACAGGGGGGCAGAAATCTCCAGCGGTTCTGCTCGGTTGAGGTCGCTCCGGGTGGCGTCTGTCAGAGCTGGGAGGCCAGAGGGCGAAGTGAGGACTCATCATTGATTCACTTGGGCAGACCACATCTTGGCTTCTTTGGGgcaacttcaaaataagataggGAACATTTTGTTACTCACATGTAGAtatgaacttttttatttttagattttaagcaACGCTGTCCGCTCTTACCTCGGAATCCATTTCTCTCTCAGAAtgactcctcttcctctttccgTCAATCTTGTTCACTTTACCCTCCTGATTCCTCTTGTATGGCTTCCGCGGTTTGCTCGGAGGTAGAGGTTTGTCGTCCTCCCCTTTTATGTGTCTCTCAAACGGCAGCACCAACCTGTCGTACGGACATCGGATGTCAGGTttacaaatgtctttttaaaattttattattaatttattgacCACCTACATGAATCCTCCTCACCTCTCGTAGTGTCTCCGAGTGCAGGTAGCAGCGCTGGTGCTACCTGGGCTTCCTCCAAGCTCATCGTAGACTTTCTTCCAAAGGCGTCCAGTTGTCACCTGTTGATCAGCACAACGAGGTAGATTAAGTCTTTGATCAGAAACATGATTGTGAGTTTTTATGAACATAAACACATACTTAATTTATGCATGTGGTCTTAAAAACCTAGCAGTTAGTGATGCTAGCTCTATTTTCGGGGCTTTTAAAGCATCATTTTGCTCGGCGGTAGGAGGCGGTGCACCGTAGCTCATATTCCAGTCTGAAACACTAACTGGGAGCGGTACAGCTAAAGGTTCTGGtcagcttaatgaaaagtaagGCAgtatatgaaaataataataataataatgttaatcTCAAGTGCAGAAATTGACACCATTCTACTTTTATATTGGACAATTACTCTTCGGAAACCCTATACATAAACCTGTTCTGTACAACtttcttctgttattttctgtgttataataatttcaaataaagaagTACCTTTTTATGAAGAGAGCTGTTTTAAGATGGCagaaatttgctttcatctcaaTTACTCTATGAACGGCTTTAAGCTTCAGCCTGCTGGGACAAACTAACCTGGATTTATGTTCATAAATACGTCAGGGGAGTTATACAGTCCAGGTAGGTGATAAACTGCTTTCTAACCCTTATCGGAATCCTGAACCATCGTTTAAAGAGATGCATTCATTTAGAGAAAATAATAGCCTGGCCACCAAATTTAGGCTTGCGATAATTTCCAACTGTACCGGCATTTTGTAATGTAGTAATTCAATCGCGCATCCTGTGTTTGGGCGTTTTGGTATACGCGCTTGCTTTCAGAGCTATTTTAAAAACGTCTCACAGGAAGGTGGTGGCTGGCCATTCTTCAAAAGCCACGTCAGTTGGCTCACTTTCCTGAAagaacactttttattttttcagattgaGCAAATGTGAGCGGCCTCCTGTTGTTGTGTTTACACCCCTGGAGCAAAGCGTCGGTGGTCAACTTTAGCCCAGTTTGGTTCCACGTACATGCGAGTTTCACTCTCGGTACTCACCCGAATGCGGCGACACCAAAAAGAACATAATCTGAGAGCTTAGACAGATATATTGTCCCACCTCCCCTCCCCCCATTGTGGTTCCACTGTGACCATGTTTCTGCATCATAGCATGACCAATTAGGTGTTTTCCAACACTAACCAGTGAACACTGAGCCActacaaaacaaataagtaaCATATTACTCACTGATTCATATCCCCCGAGTTTCTCAACAGCTTTGTAGATCATCCAGAGATCAactagaaatgaaaaaaaaaaaaaaaaagcatcagaaccaacatattttaatgcaaactTTGTGTGAATAATGAATCTTGATCATTAAGATCTACTTACTCTGTTTAAAGCCAAGATGGGGAATCCTTTCTATGGGTGTGCCCTTGTCTTTCATAAAACAGTGCAAACTTGCTACAAATGCTTTCTCCTCCATCGGCACCTTACTAGTCCCCGTTTCTTCCTCGCATTCAGTCGTAGAGTCGTGAATTTCGATAATGCAGGGAGAAGCCTGATGGGGAAGGGGGGGAaggaagggaaaacaaaaatcataagtTCATAGAGCGCGACACCGAAGACTGAGCTGTGCATTGTGTAGGACCTCAATTTACAGTTGAATGCATCATATTATAGATGAGAAAGAGTAGTCAtctcaaaacacacaaatgttgaaatgaaacaTCAAAATCAGAGAGTAGGGTTTTACCGCTACTTTCAATAGATAACCGCTACACATCCTGTCTGGAGAGAAAGCTGCAGACTTGTGGGGTTTTTGGTCTAGAGTTGTCAGTCAACGGTAACACGGATGGCACTTTGAAAAACAAGCTGTTGCCAAAAGACTATATAAGTGgtggaaaataaactttacttctCGTAGGCCAGATGTTAAACAAAGACTGAATGAGGTTTTGTCACATCAATCACATTTGGGCTGGTTGTTGTgttatgctttcttttttatacaGAAAACTAGTTGGGGTATTGGTATGACAACTGTAAGCcaccaaacatttttatttgcttaaaatttaC is part of the Poecilia reticulata strain Guanapo linkage group LG9, Guppy_female_1.0+MT, whole genome shotgun sequence genome and encodes:
- the arid5a gene encoding AT-rich interactive domain-containing protein 5A; the protein is MAEEDQSEASQQTAGSDEDKARAKQASPCIIEIHDSTTECEEETGTSKVPMEEKAFVASLHCFMKDKGTPIERIPHLGFKQIDLWMIYKAVEKLGGYESVTTGRLWKKVYDELGGSPGSTSAATCTRRHYERLVLPFERHIKGEDDKPLPPSKPRKPYKRNQEGKVNKIDGKRKRSHSEREMDSELPQRSQDVVCPSESMMSPHFALWPPSSDRRHPERPQPSRTAGDFCPPVNGHVLQAPNNWIPHLPSVTGEVISPLEKKKRMAQASLSVPLSSLREDKERPSVIHCSQSPARASSSRNCNSSEGSPLPLSSSSSRSPSPLSVSSEESPAGSGDKPRPSSTSAENCLIAAKVQEDNKPMSCGQAPSTSEQKKDAPLVSSQTPTTDSVKSQRKDSAWNPYHKVHGKYFANPFHSLPSFSHSTSSFSKVTPKSVQLLRPSPIRPGYKLLHSRLLQTDNSLPFTKKLGGVTPWSYPTEKRDRSRTVQQKVPPSQQGLSQSATALPASCVLSSYDKSARDSRHHQLLHPALLPHRMRLPSSQLMYHSMPVGPSHSALIGPAVYPYPYSIPLLSPQVGYPLPAMSSVYPHKL